In the Nitrospirales bacterium LBB_01 genome, one interval contains:
- a CDS encoding chemotaxis protein CheW: MAEDNTMMQFLTFKLDDEVFALHIEKIREVLEFTTVTKMPRTPEFMRGVINLRGSVVPVIDMKQKFGMSYTEKAVDTCVVIVEVGMEGEKLVLGAMVDSVKEVMELESSAIEPPPKIGTQLNNEYIEGMGKQDDEFVIILDIDRIFSADELTIVSDMKGGRMSLEPDEEMAALHA; encoded by the coding sequence ATGGCAGAAGATAATACAATGATGCAGTTTTTAACATTTAAGCTGGATGATGAGGTGTTTGCGCTTCATATAGAGAAAATTCGTGAGGTGTTAGAATTTACCACCGTTACGAAGATGCCCAGAACGCCGGAGTTTATGCGAGGCGTGATTAATTTGCGCGGCAGCGTTGTACCAGTTATTGATATGAAACAGAAATTTGGGATGTCCTATACTGAAAAAGCTGTGGATACATGTGTAGTAATTGTAGAGGTTGGAATGGAGGGAGAGAAACTCGTTTTGGGCGCTATGGTGGACAGCGTCAAAGAGGTCATGGAGCTTGAAAGCTCGGCAATAGAGCCGCCTCCTAAAATAGGAACTCAGTTAAACAATGAGTATATCGAGGGCATGGGCAAACAGGACGACGAATTTGTCATAATTTTGGATATAGACAGGATATTTTCCGCTGATGAGTTAACGATTGTGTCTGATATGAAAGGCGGACGTATGTCGTTAGAGCCGGATGAGGAGATGGCGGCGCTGCACGCTTAA
- a CDS encoding glycosyltransferase, whose product MGNLKFSVVTVSFNQGKFIEETIVSVLRQNYPDFEHIIIDGGSTDNTLDILRSYPHLTWVSEPDEGQAYAINKGFAMATGDVIAWINSDDYHYPGAFHKVAAAFKNNQEASVIYGDCLYYFENSAEHYVNINSELDFEKMLRYWSHNVPPNQPSVFFKRSLLKEFGSVDTSLKYMMDYDLFLRFAQKHKFYYIPETLSVYRFHKESKSGFANWSVFYPETREIYMRYKHLSSQHPDGPIGTLAVAFVKAIHEESLWHIKSLKNTIAQVMTQINRDLEVLIITDVSGAGEILNIHNTDLDIRIIEIDTMSQFLFYQAVALNLTGYFVHFPSIIEPLHTGWFKDSINVLLDNPEKLYFYDIWMRGKTHPVIADGEFPGPQVSIRRSFYDCFNPFSAYTVTDKAEFTVVVTYAGSFPLLLHTIYTVTAQCKNMEIEVIAVLPEGLDGSSEWLSHVKGLRVVTASNSINLSGVLAAEPINGKYVAFVHGACEMKAGFFKVINESFARINRCGFLGIKIVNHEGQVKNIGSTMWANGYFINHLDFGDDPNSDKINYIREIDFYAEGCFAVLGDILREYAQNYRTYKTDLYQAADLCFFVRSREFKVFYFPDTEVSLIAPDENYIEKPQPNSHISDELLFRDRCTFLERWKSQLELNHFHRDYEFSGRTYRYGKTAEVLFVSTMPSVTDTQTGNFNLRTLTAELMDSGAKVSFYHEHNILKSQIENFSQFTGIEVCFDVWEFEEFIRLNRDRFDLIWLRGRTSAFYKLGVIRKCNCNATVVCEVEDGQWDISTNRVLSEYERGKLLEVNQRQREFIYKYAAILVVDLKTAKANSVSPKTIEYTEVSAESLSEIIEKGRNLNSCVNISAMLREKNDIVSVTLDELRKIIPSVNDREIYIWGAGTAGISTRFMLNEIGFYVNGFIDGNPDRWGTVFYGLDIYSPDSLKNRQNNRPFVVVASMYFAEIGKKLSDMGYVEKTDFVNNVFY is encoded by the coding sequence ATGGGAAATCTTAAGTTTTCGGTTGTAACAGTCTCCTTTAATCAAGGGAAATTCATAGAGGAAACCATCGTCAGCGTTCTCAGGCAAAACTACCCTGACTTTGAGCATATCATTATTGACGGCGGTTCAACAGATAACACGCTGGATATTCTGAGAAGTTATCCCCACCTGACATGGGTCTCAGAGCCTGACGAGGGGCAGGCTTATGCCATAAATAAGGGATTTGCTATGGCTACCGGAGATGTCATCGCATGGATAAACTCAGACGATTACCATTACCCAGGAGCGTTTCATAAAGTGGCCGCTGCATTTAAGAATAACCAAGAGGCAAGCGTTATATACGGCGACTGTCTGTATTATTTTGAAAACTCCGCTGAACACTACGTAAATATTAACTCTGAGCTTGATTTTGAAAAGATGCTCCGCTACTGGAGCCACAATGTGCCGCCTAATCAACCCTCAGTGTTTTTTAAACGCAGTCTGCTTAAGGAATTTGGCTCTGTTGACACATCTTTAAAATACATGATGGACTATGATCTGTTTTTAAGATTTGCCCAAAAGCACAAGTTTTACTATATCCCTGAGACTCTCTCGGTCTATCGCTTTCACAAGGAATCTAAAAGCGGATTTGCCAATTGGAGCGTCTTTTACCCTGAAACTCGTGAAATCTACATGCGATATAAACACCTGTCATCGCAGCATCCTGACGGGCCGATTGGTACGCTTGCCGTTGCGTTTGTTAAAGCTATACATGAAGAATCCCTGTGGCATATTAAATCGCTAAAAAATACGATTGCACAAGTTATGACCCAAATAAACCGAGACCTTGAAGTGCTAATTATAACTGATGTCTCAGGTGCTGGCGAAATCCTAAATATCCACAACACTGACCTCGATATTCGGATTATAGAAATTGACACCATGTCGCAGTTTTTGTTTTATCAGGCAGTTGCGCTAAACTTGACCGGATACTTTGTTCACTTTCCATCCATAATCGAACCGCTTCATACAGGTTGGTTTAAAGACTCAATTAATGTGCTTTTAGACAATCCTGAAAAATTATATTTTTATGATATATGGATGCGTGGGAAAACCCATCCGGTAATTGCTGACGGCGAGTTTCCAGGGCCTCAGGTTTCCATAAGAAGGAGTTTTTATGATTGCTTTAACCCCTTCTCTGCTTATACGGTTACCGATAAGGCGGAATTTACAGTTGTCGTGACCTATGCGGGTAGTTTCCCGCTGCTTCTACACACTATTTACACTGTAACTGCGCAATGTAAAAATATGGAAATAGAGGTTATTGCGGTTTTACCGGAGGGATTAGACGGCAGCAGCGAATGGTTAAGCCATGTGAAAGGTCTCAGAGTTGTCACAGCCTCTAACAGCATTAATTTAAGCGGAGTATTGGCAGCCGAACCGATAAACGGCAAATACGTTGCGTTTGTACACGGGGCATGTGAAATGAAAGCAGGGTTTTTCAAAGTAATTAACGAATCCTTCGCACGAATTAACCGATGCGGCTTTTTAGGCATAAAAATTGTAAATCACGAGGGGCAAGTGAAAAACATCGGCTCTACAATGTGGGCAAACGGCTATTTTATTAACCATCTGGATTTTGGAGACGACCCCAACTCCGATAAAATTAATTATATCAGGGAAATTGATTTTTACGCTGAGGGATGTTTTGCCGTGCTTGGTGATATATTAAGGGAATATGCGCAGAATTACAGGACTTACAAAACTGACTTGTATCAAGCCGCAGACCTTTGTTTTTTTGTGAGGAGCCGTGAGTTTAAAGTGTTTTATTTTCCGGATACTGAGGTCTCCCTTATAGCACCCGATGAAAACTACATTGAAAAACCTCAACCTAACTCACACATAAGTGATGAGTTGTTGTTTAGAGACCGCTGCACATTTTTAGAGAGGTGGAAATCTCAGTTAGAACTAAACCACTTTCACCGAGATTATGAATTTTCAGGTAGAACCTATAGGTATGGTAAAACAGCCGAGGTTTTGTTTGTTAGCACGATGCCATCAGTTACTGATACACAAACCGGTAATTTCAACCTACGCACATTAACCGCAGAGCTAATGGACAGCGGCGCTAAGGTATCATTTTACCATGAACACAATATTCTAAAAAGCCAGATTGAAAACTTCTCTCAGTTTACGGGCATTGAGGTTTGCTTTGATGTATGGGAATTTGAAGAGTTTATAAGGCTAAACCGTGACCGTTTTGATTTGATATGGCTAAGAGGGCGCACAAGCGCTTTCTATAAACTCGGAGTCATAAGAAAGTGTAACTGTAATGCCACCGTAGTGTGTGAGGTAGAAGACGGACAGTGGGATATTTCCACAAATCGTGTGCTTAGTGAATACGAAAGAGGAAAACTCCTTGAGGTTAATCAGCGTCAGCGAGAGTTTATTTATAAATATGCTGCTATATTAGTGGTTGACCTAAAAACCGCAAAAGCAAACTCAGTCTCCCCAAAAACTATTGAATACACTGAGGTATCGGCAGAGAGTTTAAGTGAAATCATAGAAAAAGGCAGAAACTTAAACAGTTGTGTGAACATATCTGCCATGCTTAGAGAAAAAAATGACATTGTCTCTGTAACACTTGATGAATTAAGAAAAATCATACCATCAGTCAATGACAGGGAAATATATATATGGGGAGCTGGTACTGCCGGCATTTCCACAAGATTTATGCTAAATGAAATTGGTTTTTACGTAAATGGGTTTATTGACGGCAATCCTGACAGATGGGGCACGGTGTTTTATGGGCTTGATATTTACTCCCCAGATTCATTAAAAAACCGGCAGAACAATAGGCCTTTTGTTGTTGTCGCCTCAATGTATTTTGCAGAAATTGGGAAAAAGCTCTCAGACATGGGGTATGTAGAGAAGACTGATTTTGTAAATAATGTTTTCTATTAG
- a CDS encoding HNH nuclease family protein: MRKDRGFTIRKAVKKPADNRPVGDIIKELKGQSAKNQSDYRDMSLKIHGLICAKCGSEFNEKNKSLLTVHHKDGNHDNNPANGSNWENLCAYCHDDEHSRGILGDYLSGK; the protein is encoded by the coding sequence ATGAGAAAAGACCGTGGGTTTACCATAAGAAAGGCTGTAAAGAAGCCGGCTGACAACAGGCCGGTTGGGGATATAATAAAGGAGCTAAAGGGACAGAGTGCGAAAAATCAATCCGATTACAGAGACATGTCGCTTAAAATTCACGGACTCATATGCGCAAAATGCGGCAGCGAATTTAACGAAAAAAATAAATCCCTTCTTACCGTGCATCACAAAGATGGAAACCATGATAACAACCCTGCCAATGGTTCAAACTGGGAGAATCTGTGCGCATACTGTCATGATGACGAGCATAGCAGGGGGATTTTAGGTGACTATCTGTCGGGTAAGTGA